A single genomic interval of Streptomyces sp. BA2 harbors:
- a CDS encoding carbohydrate ABC transporter permease, which produces MTGTRKGMAVLFLAPALVLLGALVLYPIGYSLFRSFFDKSGDFTAFGNYKTLFTDDTILTAIKNNAIWVVVAPTVATGLGLIFAVLTERIRWGTAFKLVIFMPMAISMLAAGIIFRLVYESDPDRGVANAIFVTAHDTFAESSAFPQAHPSTESPLKAADGGAFITRKTVSAGTPVVLPLTGVAPDNMPDGAKSAAAAKPDPGKVTGTAWQDFTRGKGRGEMNAPDKTEFGYPGIKIEAVKDGKVVASAEAADDGTFALPKEADGAQLRFPASNFREPYNGVDWLGPSLITPAVIGSYLWIWVGFAMVLIAAGLASVPRELLEAARVDGANEWQVFRRITVPILAPVLAVVTVTLMINVLKIFDLIFIIAPNSSKDDANVLALQLYNSAFLDKDSGVASAIAVLLFLLVIPVMLFNVRRLRREARR; this is translated from the coding sequence GTGACCGGCACACGCAAGGGCATGGCGGTGCTGTTCCTGGCGCCCGCTCTGGTGCTGCTCGGCGCGCTCGTCCTCTACCCCATCGGGTACTCGCTCTTCCGCAGCTTCTTCGACAAGTCGGGCGACTTCACGGCGTTCGGCAACTACAAGACCCTGTTCACGGACGACACCATCCTCACCGCGATCAAGAACAACGCGATCTGGGTGGTGGTCGCGCCGACGGTCGCGACGGGGCTCGGCCTGATCTTCGCCGTGCTCACCGAACGCATCCGCTGGGGAACGGCGTTCAAGCTGGTCATCTTCATGCCGATGGCGATATCGATGCTCGCGGCCGGCATCATCTTCCGGCTCGTGTACGAGTCGGATCCCGACCGGGGTGTCGCCAACGCCATCTTCGTGACCGCGCACGACACCTTCGCCGAGTCGTCCGCCTTCCCGCAGGCGCATCCCAGTACGGAGTCGCCGCTGAAGGCGGCGGACGGGGGCGCCTTCATCACCCGTAAGACGGTGAGCGCGGGCACCCCCGTCGTCCTCCCCCTGACCGGTGTCGCGCCGGACAACATGCCGGACGGCGCCAAGTCCGCCGCGGCCGCGAAGCCGGACCCCGGCAAGGTCACCGGCACGGCCTGGCAGGACTTCACCCGCGGCAAGGGCCGGGGCGAGATGAACGCCCCGGACAAGACCGAGTTCGGCTATCCCGGGATCAAGATCGAGGCCGTCAAGGACGGCAAGGTGGTGGCATCGGCCGAGGCGGCGGACGACGGCACCTTCGCGCTCCCCAAGGAGGCGGACGGCGCCCAACTCCGCTTCCCCGCAAGCAACTTCCGTGAGCCGTACAACGGAGTGGACTGGCTCGGCCCCTCCCTCATCACGCCCGCGGTGATCGGCTCGTACCTGTGGATCTGGGTGGGCTTCGCGATGGTCCTGATCGCGGCCGGCCTCGCCAGCGTGCCGCGTGAACTCCTGGAGGCCGCCCGCGTGGACGGCGCCAACGAGTGGCAGGTGTTCCGCAGGATCACGGTGCCGATCCTCGCGCCGGTGCTCGCGGTGGTGACGGTCACGCTCATGATCAACGTACTGAAGATCTTCGACCTGATCTTCATCATCGCGCCGAACTCCTCGAAGGACGACGCGAACGTCCTGGCGCTCCAGCTCTACAACTCCGCGTTCCTCGACAAGGATTCGGGCGTGGCGAGCGCGATCGCCGTGCTGCTCTTCCTCCTCGTGATCCCGGTGATGCTCTTCAACGTCAGGCGACTTCGGCGGGAGGCTCGGCGATGA
- a CDS encoding carbohydrate ABC transporter permease, producing the protein MTTQVEVVQAKQSLGGRIASVLSGTAVRVFLTVVALFWLVPTIGLLLGSLRSSADMAESGWWKVFSTPSQMTLDNYTNLLKDETITDSILSSIMITVPATLLVVIIGSLAGYAFAWMEFPGRDWWFIGVVGLLVVPVQVALLPVSKIFGAIGIFETTIGVVIFHVAFGLPFAIFLLRNFFAEIPRELLEAARLDGAGELRLFFRVVMPLGAPAIASLGIFQFLWVWNDMLIALIFADSESPPITVALQQQVRSFGDNVQILAPGAFISMVIPLAVFFAFQRQFVSGVMAGAVK; encoded by the coding sequence ATGACCACCCAAGTCGAAGTGGTGCAGGCGAAGCAGTCGCTCGGCGGGCGGATCGCCTCCGTCCTGAGCGGCACCGCCGTACGCGTCTTCCTCACCGTCGTCGCGCTCTTCTGGCTGGTGCCGACGATCGGTCTGCTGCTCGGCTCGCTGCGCAGCTCGGCCGACATGGCGGAGAGCGGCTGGTGGAAGGTCTTCTCCACGCCGTCGCAGATGACGCTGGACAACTACACGAACCTGCTCAAGGACGAGACGATCACCGACTCGATCCTGTCCAGCATCATGATCACCGTCCCGGCGACGCTGCTCGTCGTGATCATCGGGTCCCTCGCCGGATACGCCTTCGCGTGGATGGAGTTCCCGGGCCGCGACTGGTGGTTCATCGGCGTCGTCGGGTTGCTCGTGGTGCCGGTGCAGGTGGCGCTGCTACCGGTGTCGAAGATCTTCGGCGCGATCGGCATCTTCGAGACGACGATCGGCGTGGTCATCTTCCACGTGGCCTTCGGGCTGCCGTTCGCGATCTTCCTCCTGCGGAACTTCTTCGCGGAGATCCCCCGCGAACTCCTGGAGGCCGCGCGCCTGGACGGAGCCGGTGAACTGCGGCTCTTCTTCCGGGTCGTGATGCCGCTCGGCGCGCCCGCGATCGCCTCCCTCGGCATCTTCCAGTTCCTCTGGGTCTGGAACGACATGCTGATCGCGCTGATCTTCGCCGACTCCGAGAGCCCGCCGATCACGGTCGCGCTCCAGCAGCAGGTGCGGTCCTTCGGCGACAACGTGCAGATCCTGGCGCCCGGCGCGTTCATCTCGATGGTGATCCCGCTGGCCGTGTTCTTCGCGTTCCAGCGGCAGTTCGTGTCCGGCGTGATGGCGGGCGCGGTGAAGTAA
- a CDS encoding bifunctional glycosyltransferase/CDP-glycerol:glycerophosphate glycerophosphotransferase — MPRFSVIVPVYKVQAYLHACLESVLEQSFTDFELIVVDDASPDACGALIDERAARDTRMKAVHLKENVGLGPARNAGMKRASGDYLIFLDSDDTLTPHSLHAISDRIKETDEPDVLIYDYARTFWSGEAVRNQFASLLKEEGPAPFRLSERPGLLRLLMVAWNKAYRRDFIEREGFTFPPGLYEDTPWTAPVLMKAGSIATLDRVCVHYLQRRRGSILRTTTRRHFEIFDQYERVFAFLDEHPELSAAWRPVLFRKMVDHLSAVFSKRDRLPRGSRAEFLRKARTHYRRYRVPGARPRARVRARVRHGLVRLGTHRTYRTLWTALRVRSRAKRYAARARHRAKGAVLQLHYRIQLRLPLRADRAVFSSYWGRGYGCNPGALEAAVREHAPHIRTAWIADPAHHHTLPTATRRLRPGTAAYWSALARSKYLVNNVDFDRRLVKRPGQIMIQTQHGTPLKLMGLDLQDRPAAARGMDFAALLRNADKWDYVLSANRHSTLVWERVYPASYTTLEYGYPRNDIYQRASSADVARIRESLGIPPGAVAILYAPTHRDYRHTQLRSLDLERMLHNLGPRFVVLTRAHHSYGAPLAPSSGRLIDVSDHPDVESLCLASDALVTDYSSLMFDYANLDRPVVLHATDWEAYEAARGTYFDVREFPPGAVARSEDELTDIFATGHWRGSRSAQLRAAFRDRFCVYDDGRAAERVVRHVVLGEAGGLPSVAPLADRHPAPAAGVADEPLPRADVSPPAPRF, encoded by the coding sequence TTGCCCCGGTTCAGTGTCATCGTGCCCGTGTACAAGGTGCAGGCATATCTGCACGCATGCCTCGAATCCGTCCTCGAGCAATCGTTCACGGACTTCGAGCTGATCGTGGTCGACGACGCCTCACCCGACGCATGCGGCGCCCTCATCGACGAGCGCGCGGCCCGTGACACCCGCATGAAGGCCGTCCACCTCAAGGAGAACGTCGGTCTGGGCCCGGCCCGCAACGCCGGCATGAAGCGCGCCAGCGGCGACTACCTGATCTTCCTCGACAGCGACGACACCCTCACCCCCCACTCCCTGCACGCGATCTCCGACCGCATCAAGGAGACCGACGAGCCGGACGTCCTGATCTACGACTACGCGCGCACCTTCTGGTCGGGCGAGGCCGTGCGCAACCAGTTCGCGAGCCTCCTGAAGGAGGAGGGCCCCGCCCCCTTCCGGCTGAGCGAGAGGCCCGGCCTGCTGCGCCTCCTGATGGTCGCCTGGAACAAGGCCTACCGCCGCGACTTCATCGAACGCGAGGGCTTCACCTTCCCGCCCGGCCTCTACGAGGACACGCCCTGGACCGCTCCGGTCCTGATGAAGGCGGGCTCGATCGCCACCCTCGACCGGGTCTGCGTGCACTACCTCCAGCGCCGCCGCGGCAGCATCCTGCGCACCACGACCCGCAGGCACTTCGAGATCTTCGACCAGTACGAGCGGGTCTTCGCGTTCCTCGACGAGCACCCGGAACTCTCGGCGGCCTGGCGGCCCGTCCTCTTCAGGAAGATGGTCGACCACCTCTCGGCGGTCTTCAGCAAGCGGGACCGCCTCCCGCGCGGCAGCCGCGCCGAATTCCTGCGCAAAGCCCGCACCCACTACCGCCGATACCGCGTCCCCGGCGCCCGCCCACGCGCCCGCGTCCGCGCCCGGGTCCGGCACGGCCTCGTACGCCTTGGCACGCACCGCACCTACCGGACCCTGTGGACGGCGCTGCGGGTCAGGTCACGGGCCAAGCGGTACGCGGCGAGAGCGCGGCACCGCGCCAAGGGTGCCGTGCTGCAACTGCACTACCGCATCCAGCTGCGCCTGCCGCTGCGCGCCGACCGCGCGGTCTTCTCCTCGTACTGGGGGCGCGGCTACGGCTGCAACCCCGGCGCCCTGGAGGCCGCGGTGCGCGAGCACGCCCCGCACATCCGCACCGCGTGGATCGCGGACCCCGCCCACCACCACACCCTGCCGACGGCCACCCGCAGGCTGCGCCCCGGCACGGCCGCGTACTGGAGCGCCCTCGCGCGCTCCAAGTACCTCGTGAACAACGTCGACTTCGACCGCAGGCTCGTCAAACGCCCCGGCCAGATCATGATCCAGACCCAGCACGGCACCCCCCTGAAGCTGATGGGCCTCGACCTCCAGGACCGGCCCGCCGCCGCCCGGGGCATGGACTTCGCCGCCCTCCTGCGCAACGCCGACAAATGGGACTACGTCCTGTCGGCGAACCGGCACTCCACGCTGGTCTGGGAGCGCGTCTACCCCGCCTCGTACACCACGCTCGAGTACGGCTACCCGCGCAACGACATCTACCAGCGGGCGAGCTCCGCCGACGTGGCCCGCATCCGCGAGTCCCTCGGCATCCCCCCGGGCGCCGTCGCCATCCTCTACGCGCCCACCCACCGCGACTACCGCCACACCCAGCTGCGCTCCCTCGACCTGGAGCGGATGCTGCACAACCTCGGCCCGCGCTTCGTCGTCCTGACCCGCGCCCATCACTCGTACGGGGCGCCCCTGGCGCCCAGCTCGGGCCGCCTGATCGACGTGTCGGACCATCCGGACGTCGAGTCCCTCTGCCTCGCGTCCGACGCCCTGGTCACCGACTACTCCTCGCTCATGTTCGACTACGCCAACCTCGACCGCCCCGTCGTCCTGCACGCCACCGACTGGGAGGCGTACGAAGCGGCCCGCGGCACCTACTTCGACGTGCGCGAGTTCCCGCCGGGCGCGGTCGCGCGCAGCGAGGACGAGCTCACCGACATCTTCGCCACCGGCCACTGGCGCGGCTCGCGCTCGGCGCAGCTGCGCGCCGCCTTCCGAGACCGCTTCTGCGTGTACGACGACGGGCGGGCCGCTGAACGAGTTGTGAGGCATGTGGTGCTCGGTGAGGCAGGGGGTCTACCGTCTGTGGCGCCACTCGCGGACCGGCACCCGGCGCCGGCCGCGGGGGTGGCCGATGAGCCGCTGCCGCGGGCCGACGTCTCCCCGCCCGCGCCGCGCTTCTGA
- a CDS encoding class I SAM-dependent methyltransferase, translating to MRHASATTPATTTGQDNGQDNGQLPRPRRLSDVKGWFHPVDQVLFDWILSRQRDLEQRGDLLELGAYLGKSAIFMGAYLRAEETFTVCDLFDSPAPDEANSAEMGRSYATLTRRAFEANYGSFHDGLPRIVQEPSSGITAHVDADSCRFVHIDASHLYEHVHADITAAKKLLGQDGIVVLDDFRAEHCPGVAAATWGAVASTGLKPLTITATKFYGTWGSYDAIHADLAAFLKERDDMWHGAEEVAGYPMIRISGKKAKQPEHPVSRHADEPVPELAGRTPEPAAAGGRARGLLSSLLARTGRS from the coding sequence ATGCGACACGCTTCCGCCACCACGCCCGCGACCACCACCGGCCAGGACAACGGCCAGGACAACGGCCAGCTGCCGCGGCCGCGCCGACTCTCCGATGTGAAGGGGTGGTTCCACCCGGTCGACCAGGTGCTCTTCGACTGGATCCTGAGCCGGCAGCGCGACCTGGAGCAGCGGGGCGATCTGCTGGAGCTCGGCGCGTATCTGGGCAAGAGCGCCATCTTCATGGGCGCGTATCTGCGCGCGGAGGAGACCTTCACCGTCTGTGACCTCTTCGACTCGCCCGCCCCCGACGAGGCCAACTCCGCCGAGATGGGCCGCTCGTACGCCACGCTGACGCGCCGCGCCTTCGAGGCCAACTACGGCTCGTTCCACGACGGTCTGCCGCGGATCGTCCAGGAGCCGTCCTCCGGCATCACCGCGCACGTGGACGCGGACAGCTGCCGCTTCGTGCACATCGACGCCTCGCATCTGTACGAGCACGTCCACGCCGACATCACCGCCGCCAAGAAGCTGCTCGGGCAGGACGGGATCGTCGTGCTCGACGACTTCCGGGCCGAGCACTGTCCGGGCGTGGCCGCGGCGACCTGGGGTGCCGTGGCGAGCACGGGGCTCAAACCGCTGACCATCACGGCCACCAAGTTCTATGGGACATGGGGGAGTTACGACGCGATCCACGCCGATCTCGCCGCGTTCCTGAAGGAGCGGGACGACATGTGGCACGGCGCCGAGGAGGTCGCGGGCTACCCGATGATCCGGATCAGCGGCAAGAAGGCGAAGCAGCCGGAGCACCCGGTGTCACGGCACGCGGACGAGCCCGTCCCGGAGCTGGCGGGAAGGACGCCCGAGCCCGCAGCAGCCGGGGGCAGGGCCCGGGGCCTCCTGTCGTCGCTGCTCGCGCGCACGGGGCGTTCCTGA
- a CDS encoding glycosyltransferase codes for MTTTFATTRIATATKSRDLFLVANTVDELGGVTAWAHQMARLFQRNGHRVHVIGVHEAELKLELPEDRGYPVTSLYREHPQTPRPARGLGRLNVVARRRESARIAAKRRTVDRLSEIFRAARPGAVAIVTQVWPMEWIREADTAGLRIIGMSHESYAYTRACHRYRAVKRSYPSVDRWLALTQEDADDWITDGMHNVGAMPNALAHLPAVPSRRDRKVVCSIGRLADQKGVDMLVDTWALVAPQRPDWTLRIYGAGADEADLKQQCTRLGLDGSVEWRGRTSDVPGVLAESSLFVQSSRGEGFPLALMEAMASAVPCAAFDCAPGVREIVRHGEDGLLAPAGDIEALADRLLRLTGNPRLRDAMGERARRNVQRFSEARVLERWEELFDLLER; via the coding sequence ATGACCACGACGTTCGCGACCACGAGGATCGCGACCGCGACGAAGAGCCGCGATCTCTTCCTCGTGGCGAACACCGTCGACGAACTCGGCGGCGTCACCGCCTGGGCCCACCAGATGGCCCGGCTCTTCCAGCGCAACGGCCACCGCGTGCACGTCATCGGCGTCCACGAGGCCGAGCTGAAACTGGAACTCCCCGAAGACCGCGGCTACCCCGTGACCAGCCTCTACCGCGAGCATCCGCAGACTCCGCGCCCGGCGCGCGGTCTCGGCCGCCTCAACGTGGTGGCGCGCCGTCGCGAATCGGCGCGGATCGCCGCCAAGCGCCGCACCGTCGACCGGCTCTCGGAGATCTTCCGTGCCGCGCGGCCCGGCGCGGTCGCCATCGTCACGCAGGTCTGGCCGATGGAGTGGATCAGGGAGGCGGACACCGCGGGCCTGCGCATCATCGGCATGAGCCACGAGTCGTACGCCTACACCCGTGCCTGCCACCGCTACCGAGCGGTCAAGCGCAGCTACCCCTCCGTGGACCGCTGGCTCGCGCTCACCCAGGAGGACGCCGACGACTGGATCACCGACGGCATGCACAACGTCGGCGCGATGCCGAACGCCCTCGCCCACCTCCCCGCGGTGCCCTCGCGGCGCGACCGCAAGGTGGTGTGCAGCATCGGCAGGCTCGCCGACCAGAAGGGCGTCGACATGCTCGTCGACACCTGGGCGCTCGTGGCCCCGCAGCGCCCCGACTGGACGCTGCGGATCTACGGCGCGGGAGCGGACGAGGCCGACCTCAAGCAGCAGTGCACGCGCCTTGGCCTCGACGGGTCGGTGGAGTGGCGGGGCCGCACCAGCGATGTGCCGGGCGTGCTCGCCGAGAGCTCCCTCTTCGTGCAGTCGTCCCGCGGCGAGGGCTTCCCGCTGGCCCTGATGGAGGCGATGGCCAGCGCGGTGCCGTGCGCGGCCTTCGACTGCGCGCCCGGCGTACGCGAGATCGTGCGCCACGGCGAGGACGGCCTGCTCGCCCCCGCCGGCGACATCGAGGCCCTCGCCGACCGCCTCCTGCGCCTCACCGGCAACCCACGGCTGCGGGACGCGATGGGGGAGCGGGCCCGCAGGAACGTACAGCGATTCTCCGAGGCGCGGGTGCTCGAGCGCTGGGAGGAGCTTTTCGATCTCCTTGAGCGCTGA
- a CDS encoding bifunctional glycosyltransferase/CDP-glycerol:glycerophosphate glycerophosphotransferase, which yields MSTPDLHDVSCVVVAGTDVEALRESVRSVLDQTMGNVEAVVVDPGADGPARDAAQALAADQPHRVRLVRADREMPVAAARNLGLDAARGRYVIVLGEGELLEQHACRNLFDAARSTGADLVAGRWTRLTGSGKKERGPGWQDGLHARTRKVENLSDAPELVARDSLIAGFCVRRDVLDRMRLRYAEDLDHSEVLFGVEAALGVRGITLVPNLITTHRAAPAPARETPALAAVNDRVAGLLVSLGRLDLGDRRERAFLVDHVLPCARTFPQLTAEERRRTTAGIAPHLQGRVDLRALDALDPVERVCVRLLAEGDTDGVLAAAYALARPGTVVSELTEREGKVYWRADGLDDPRLREVLDVSELGYQYQQLGEARLLNRLTRCDIEGGKAEGGKAVLEGRVVLPGGLVPDRPPLTAWLDVRARGARRRGFRVPVEEVHYDGGAVVWRAGLTLTARLRDLGIGDRAWEPRLQLAAGGQDMTTELVAEPETVGESRGAGVTVGNKLELRLAPRHRAARTLRAALHYVTHFRPARRLKVRLRALRKRWDALSGVPVKLRVYRRVLRRLPVSKGSVVFESHMGRCYGDSPRAVHQEITDRGLRLRCTWSYAASADGFPDSTRLVARWSWRYLWALARAEFWIDNQGFPHALDKPRHTTYLQTWHGSAYKRMGFDEARLKTQNAPQRERLKQAVDRFDHFLVRSEHDVNTLARAYKIPEERLLRCGYPRNDRLVAARVRDEASGRFPRPPVAADLGIPDHKTVVLYAPTFRGVPKNSKTVRLPLDVRKFADRFGDTHVLLVRTHYMETAGLPVCPPGTVLDVSDHHDVSELLCLADVLITDYSSIMFDFALLDRPLVHFAPDLDAYAAERGSYFALRDEAGGPVVETEEELLRVLATLKQTDGAWAEPRRAFAARFGAYDQGRAAADVVDALFGERFGNGERFGNGERFGNTEKRGGA from the coding sequence ATGAGCACGCCGGATCTGCACGACGTCAGCTGTGTCGTGGTCGCAGGCACGGACGTCGAGGCGCTGCGGGAGTCGGTGCGGTCCGTGCTCGACCAGACCATGGGCAACGTCGAGGCGGTCGTCGTCGACCCCGGCGCCGACGGCCCCGCCCGCGACGCGGCGCAGGCGCTCGCCGCCGACCAGCCGCACCGGGTGCGCCTGGTCCGTGCCGACCGCGAGATGCCGGTCGCCGCCGCGCGGAACCTCGGGCTCGACGCGGCACGCGGGCGGTACGTCATCGTGCTCGGCGAGGGCGAACTCCTGGAGCAGCACGCCTGCCGCAACCTCTTCGACGCCGCGCGCTCCACCGGCGCCGATCTGGTGGCGGGGCGCTGGACGCGGCTCACGGGCAGCGGCAAGAAGGAGCGCGGACCGGGATGGCAGGACGGACTGCACGCGAGGACGAGGAAGGTCGAGAACCTCTCCGACGCCCCCGAACTCGTCGCCAGGGACTCCCTGATCGCCGGGTTCTGCGTCCGCCGTGACGTCCTCGACCGCATGCGTCTGCGGTACGCGGAGGACCTCGACCACAGCGAGGTCCTCTTCGGCGTCGAGGCCGCCCTCGGGGTACGCGGCATCACCCTCGTACCGAACCTGATCACCACCCACCGTGCGGCGCCCGCCCCCGCCCGCGAGACCCCCGCGCTCGCCGCCGTCAACGACCGCGTCGCCGGGCTCCTGGTGAGCCTCGGCCGTCTCGACCTGGGCGACCGGCGCGAGCGGGCCTTCCTCGTCGACCACGTGCTGCCCTGCGCCCGTACGTTCCCGCAGCTCACCGCGGAGGAACGGCGCCGGACCACGGCGGGAATCGCCCCGCACCTCCAGGGCCGCGTCGACCTGCGCGCCCTGGACGCCCTCGATCCCGTGGAGCGGGTGTGCGTGCGGCTGCTCGCGGAGGGCGACACGGACGGCGTGCTCGCGGCCGCGTACGCGCTCGCGAGGCCGGGCACCGTCGTATCGGAACTGACCGAACGGGAGGGGAAGGTCTACTGGCGCGCGGACGGGCTCGACGACCCCCGCCTACGAGAAGTGCTCGACGTCAGTGAACTCGGCTACCAGTACCAGCAGTTGGGCGAGGCCCGCCTCCTGAACCGCCTCACCAGGTGCGACATCGAGGGCGGCAAGGCCGAGGGAGGCAAGGCGGTCCTCGAAGGGCGTGTCGTGCTGCCAGGCGGTCTGGTGCCCGACCGGCCGCCGCTCACCGCCTGGCTCGACGTGCGGGCACGCGGCGCGCGGCGGCGCGGCTTCCGCGTACCCGTGGAGGAGGTGCACTACGACGGCGGCGCGGTCGTCTGGCGGGCCGGCCTGACCCTCACCGCACGACTGCGGGACCTCGGCATCGGCGACCGAGCCTGGGAGCCCCGGCTCCAACTCGCCGCCGGCGGCCAGGACATGACCACCGAACTCGTCGCCGAGCCGGAGACCGTGGGAGAGAGCCGAGGAGCCGGCGTCACCGTCGGGAACAAGCTGGAGCTGCGCCTCGCACCCCGCCACCGAGCCGCCCGCACCCTGCGCGCGGCACTGCACTACGTCACGCACTTCCGCCCCGCGCGCAGGCTCAAGGTCCGGCTGCGCGCCCTGCGCAAGAGGTGGGACGCGCTCAGCGGCGTGCCGGTCAAGCTGCGCGTCTACCGGCGTGTGCTGCGGCGGCTCCCCGTCAGCAAGGGCTCGGTCGTCTTCGAGAGCCACATGGGCAGGTGCTACGGCGACAGCCCGCGCGCCGTCCACCAGGAGATCACCGACCGGGGGCTGCGGCTGCGCTGCACCTGGTCGTACGCCGCTTCGGCCGACGGATTCCCCGACTCCACCCGCCTGGTGGCCCGTTGGTCATGGCGCTACCTGTGGGCCCTCGCCCGCGCCGAGTTCTGGATCGACAACCAGGGCTTCCCGCACGCCCTGGACAAGCCGCGCCACACCACGTACCTCCAGACCTGGCACGGCTCCGCGTACAAGCGCATGGGCTTCGACGAGGCGCGCCTGAAGACGCAGAACGCCCCGCAGCGCGAGCGCCTCAAGCAGGCCGTCGACCGCTTCGACCACTTCCTTGTGCGCTCCGAGCACGACGTGAACACCCTGGCGCGCGCCTACAAGATCCCCGAGGAGCGGCTGCTGCGCTGCGGCTACCCGCGCAACGACCGGCTGGTCGCCGCGCGCGTCCGCGACGAGGCGTCGGGCCGTTTCCCGCGGCCGCCGGTGGCCGCCGACCTCGGCATCCCCGACCACAAGACGGTGGTCCTGTACGCACCGACGTTCCGCGGTGTGCCCAAGAACAGCAAGACGGTGCGACTGCCCCTCGACGTACGCAAGTTCGCCGACCGCTTCGGCGACACCCACGTCCTCCTGGTGCGCACCCACTACATGGAGACGGCAGGCCTCCCGGTCTGCCCGCCCGGCACGGTCCTCGATGTGTCGGACCACCACGACGTGAGCGAGCTGCTGTGCCTCGCCGACGTCCTGATCACCGACTACTCGTCGATCATGTTCGACTTCGCGCTCCTGGACCGGCCGTTGGTGCACTTCGCGCCGGACCTCGACGCGTACGCGGCCGAGCGCGGCAGCTACTTCGCGCTGCGGGACGAGGCGGGCGGACCCGTCGTCGAGACGGAGGAGGAACTGCTGCGCGTGCTCGCCACGCTCAAGCAGACCGACGGCGCGTGGGCGGAGCCCCGGCGGGCGTTCGCCGCGCGGTTCGGGGCGTACGACCAGGGGCGGGCCGCGGCCGACGTGGTGGACGCGCTCTTCGGCGAGCGGTTCGGGAACGGCGAGCGGTTCGGGAACGGCGAGCGGTTCGGGAACACGGAGAAGAGGGGCGGGGCATGA